One region of Eubalaena glacialis isolate mEubGla1 chromosome 6, mEubGla1.1.hap2.+ XY, whole genome shotgun sequence genomic DNA includes:
- the ST6GAL1 gene encoding beta-galactoside alpha-2,6-sialyltransferase 1 isoform X2, with translation MNSQLVTTEGRFLKDSLYNEGILIVWDPSVYHSDIPKWYKNPDYSFFDNFKSYRKLHPDQPFYILKPQMPWELWDVIQEISPEQIQPNPPSSGMLGIIIMMTLCDQVDIYEFLPSKRKTDVCYYYQKFFDSACTMGAYHPLLFEKNMVKHLNRGTDDDIYLLGKATLPGFRSIRCGA, from the exons ATGAACTCTCAG TTGGTCACCACAGAAGGGCGCTTCCTCAAAGACAGTTTGTACAATGAAGGAATCCTAATTGTATGGGACCCGTCTGTTTACCATTCAGATATCCCAAAG tGGTACAAGAATCCCGACTACAGTTTCTTCGATAACTTCAAGAGTTATCGTAAGCTGCATCCTGATCAGCCCTTTTACATCCTCAAGCCCCAGATGCCTTGGGAGCTGTGGGACGTCATTCAAGAAATCTCCCCCGAGCAGATTCAGCCAAACCCCCCGTCTTCTGGGATGCTCG GCATCATCATCATGATGACACTGTGTGACCAGGTGGATATTTACGAGTTTCTCCCATCCAAGCGCAAGACTGACGTGTGCTACTACTACCAGAAGTTCTTCGACAGCGCCTGCACGATGGGTGCCTACCACCCACTCCTCTTTGAGAAGAACATGGTGAAGCACCTCAACCGGGGCACAGACGACGACATTTACCTGCTTGGAAAAGCCACGCTGCCTGGCTTCCGGAGCATTCGCTGCGGAGCATAA
- the ST6GAL1 gene encoding beta-galactoside alpha-2,6-sialyltransferase 1 isoform X1 — MSFIMIHTNLKKKFSCCVLVFLLFAIICVWKEKKKGSYYESLKLQTKEFQVLRSGSQSVSSSGTHSPQSGSRALSGPRAKPEATFQVWNKDSSTKNLTPRLQKIWKNYLSMNKYKVSYKGPGPGVKCGAEALLCRLRDHVNVSMVEATDFPFNTSEWEGYLPQENIRTKAGPWGRCAVVSSAGSLKSSQLGQEIDDHDAVLRFNGAPTANFQQDVGTKTTIRLMNSQLVTTEGRFLKDSLYNEGILIVWDPSVYHSDIPKWYKNPDYSFFDNFKSYRKLHPDQPFYILKPQMPWELWDVIQEISPEQIQPNPPSSGMLGIIIMMTLCDQVDIYEFLPSKRKTDVCYYYQKFFDSACTMGAYHPLLFEKNMVKHLNRGTDDDIYLLGKATLPGFRSIRCGA, encoded by the exons ATGTCTTTCATTATGATTCACACTAACTTGAAGAAAAAATTCAGCTGCTGTGTGCTGGTCTTTCTCCTGTTTGCAATCATCTGTGtatggaaggaaaagaagaaagggagttACTATGAGTCCCTTAAACTGCAAACCAAGGAATTCCAGGTGTTGAGGTCTGGTTCCCAATCTGTGTCTTCAAGCGGCACCCACAGCCCCCAGAGCGGCAGCCGGGCCCTCAGTGGTCCCAGGGCCAAGCCGGAGGCTACCTTCCAGGTGTGGAACAAGGACAGCTCCACCAAAAACCTTACCCCCAGGCTGCAGAAGATCTGGAAGAATTATCTGAGCATGAACAAGTACAAAGTGTCCTACAAGGGGCCAGGGCCTGGTGTTAAGTGTGGTGCAGAGGCCCTGCTTTGCCGCCTTCGGGACCACGTGAACGTTTCAATGGTAGAGGCCACAGATTTTCCCTTCAACACCTCTGAATGGGAGGGTTACCTGCCTCAGGAGAACATTAGGACGAAGGCTGGGCCGTGGGGCAGGTGTGCTGTCGTCTCATCAGCGGGATCTCTTAAGTCCTCCCAACTGGGTCAAGAAATAG ATGATCACGATGCAGTCCTGAGGTTTAATGGGGCACCCACAGCCAACTTCCAACAAGATGTGGGCACGAAAACCACCATTCGCCTGATGAACTCTCAG TTGGTCACCACAGAAGGGCGCTTCCTCAAAGACAGTTTGTACAATGAAGGAATCCTAATTGTATGGGACCCGTCTGTTTACCATTCAGATATCCCAAAG tGGTACAAGAATCCCGACTACAGTTTCTTCGATAACTTCAAGAGTTATCGTAAGCTGCATCCTGATCAGCCCTTTTACATCCTCAAGCCCCAGATGCCTTGGGAGCTGTGGGACGTCATTCAAGAAATCTCCCCCGAGCAGATTCAGCCAAACCCCCCGTCTTCTGGGATGCTCG GCATCATCATCATGATGACACTGTGTGACCAGGTGGATATTTACGAGTTTCTCCCATCCAAGCGCAAGACTGACGTGTGCTACTACTACCAGAAGTTCTTCGACAGCGCCTGCACGATGGGTGCCTACCACCCACTCCTCTTTGAGAAGAACATGGTGAAGCACCTCAACCGGGGCACAGACGACGACATTTACCTGCTTGGAAAAGCCACGCTGCCTGGCTTCCGGAGCATTCGCTGCGGAGCATAA